One part of the Streptomyces nigra genome encodes these proteins:
- a CDS encoding TetR/AcrR family transcriptional regulator — translation MARPRKPLLSYDRIVATARELVDTEGLAALSTRRLAAELGVSGPSLYNHFRTKDEILEAVADSVSAQVDLSMFEDGRDWRTALHDWAVSYRAALRDHPNIVPVLARGPGRRPAALRLADAVYGAMVEAGWPASQATSIGALMRYFIMGSALGSFAGGFVDDAAAYDPADYPHLGQAHLLADQQEKVDERAFETGLAALLDGLAQQYTRLTGES, via the coding sequence ATGGCCCGACCGCGCAAGCCCCTCCTCAGCTACGACCGGATCGTCGCGACGGCCCGCGAACTCGTGGACACGGAGGGCCTGGCCGCCCTCTCCACCCGCCGGCTCGCCGCCGAACTGGGCGTCAGCGGCCCGTCTCTCTACAACCACTTCCGCACCAAGGACGAGATCCTGGAGGCGGTCGCCGACTCGGTGAGCGCCCAGGTCGATCTGTCGATGTTCGAGGACGGCCGGGACTGGCGGACGGCGCTGCACGACTGGGCGGTCTCCTACCGGGCGGCCCTGCGCGACCACCCGAACATCGTCCCGGTACTGGCCCGGGGCCCCGGCCGCCGCCCGGCCGCACTGCGGCTCGCCGACGCGGTCTACGGCGCCATGGTCGAGGCGGGCTGGCCGGCCTCGCAGGCCACCTCCATCGGCGCGCTGATGCGGTACTTCATCATGGGCTCGGCGCTCGGCTCCTTCGCCGGTGGCTTCGTGGACGACGCCGCCGCGTACGACCCCGCCGACTACCCCCACCTCGGCCAGGCCCACCTTCTCGCCGACCAGCAGGAGAAAGTCGACGAGCGGGCGTTCGAGACGGGCCTCGCCGCCCTGCTCGACGGGCTGGCCCAGCAGTACACGCGCCTGACCGGCGAGAGCTGA
- a CDS encoding acyl-CoA dehydrogenase family protein, with amino-acid sequence MNLELSEEQSAVRRLARDFVDREIAPNAVAWDRAEEVDRSIVKKLGEVGFLGLTIDEEYGGSGGDHLAYCLVTEELGRGDSSVRGIVSVSLGLVAKTIAAWGSEEQKRRWLPGLTGGDLVGCFGLTEPGTGSDAGSLATRAVRDGDDYVISGSKMFITNGTWADVVLLFARSTDAPGHKGVSAFLVPTDTPGLTRRTVHGKLGLRGQATAELVLDGVRVPASALLGEEGKGFSVAMSALAKGRMSVAAGCVGIAQAALDAAVRYAGEREQFGKPIAGHQLVQELISDIAVDVDAARLLTWRVADLIDRGLPFAVESSKAKLFASEAAVRAANNALQVYGGYGYIDEYPVGKLLRDARVMTLYEGTSQIQKLVIGRALTGVSAF; translated from the coding sequence ATGAACCTGGAGCTCAGCGAGGAGCAGTCCGCCGTCCGCCGGCTCGCCCGGGACTTCGTGGACCGCGAGATCGCGCCGAACGCCGTCGCGTGGGACCGCGCGGAGGAAGTGGACCGCTCGATCGTCAAGAAGCTCGGCGAGGTCGGCTTCCTGGGCCTGACGATCGACGAGGAGTACGGCGGCTCCGGCGGCGACCATCTCGCGTACTGCCTGGTCACCGAGGAGCTGGGCCGGGGCGACTCCTCGGTGCGCGGCATCGTGTCGGTCTCGCTGGGCCTGGTCGCCAAGACGATCGCGGCCTGGGGGAGCGAGGAGCAGAAGCGGCGCTGGCTGCCCGGGCTCACCGGGGGCGACCTCGTCGGCTGCTTCGGCCTCACCGAGCCGGGCACCGGCTCCGACGCGGGCAGCCTCGCCACCCGGGCCGTACGCGACGGCGACGACTATGTGATCTCCGGCTCCAAGATGTTCATCACCAACGGCACCTGGGCCGACGTCGTGCTGCTCTTCGCCCGCTCCACCGACGCCCCCGGCCACAAGGGCGTCTCCGCGTTCCTGGTGCCCACGGACACGCCCGGCCTGACCCGCCGCACGGTCCACGGCAAGCTCGGTCTGCGCGGCCAGGCCACCGCCGAACTGGTCCTCGACGGGGTCCGCGTGCCCGCGTCCGCCCTGCTGGGCGAGGAGGGCAAGGGTTTCTCCGTCGCCATGTCGGCGCTGGCCAAGGGCCGGATGTCGGTCGCCGCGGGCTGTGTGGGTATCGCCCAGGCCGCGCTGGACGCCGCCGTGCGCTACGCCGGGGAGCGCGAGCAGTTCGGCAAGCCCATCGCCGGGCACCAGCTGGTCCAGGAGCTGATCAGCGACATCGCCGTCGACGTGGACGCGGCCCGGCTGCTGACCTGGCGGGTCGCCGATCTGATCGACCGGGGGCTGCCGTTCGCCGTGGAGTCCTCCAAGGCCAAGCTGTTCGCCTCCGAGGCCGCCGTGCGGGCCGCCAACAACGCCCTGCAGGTCTACGGCGGCTACGGCTACATCGACGAGTATCCGGTGGGCAAGCTGCTGCGCGACGCCCGCGTGATGACCCTCTACGAGGGCACCAGCCAGATCCAGAAGCTGGTCATCGGGCGGGCGCTCACGGGGGTCTCCGCGTTCTGA
- a CDS encoding ArsR/SmtB family transcription factor, which translates to MASREPQAPPLARLAALIADETRAACLLALLDGRAWTAGELARHAGVAPSTLSEHLGKLVAGGLLTEERQGRHRYVRLADARTAQLVEDLVAQVSPGARPAPRTLREAGAGSAMARARTCYDHLAGRLGIALTDALTSRGLLRQDTGFALTDAGVGWFAAAGIPLERTGRRPLARACLDWTERRPHLAGVAGAALCRHALDAGWCVRIGSERAVKVTAAGARAFQDLLGVEAGALR; encoded by the coding sequence ATGGCCTCCAGAGAACCCCAGGCACCGCCCCTCGCCCGGCTCGCGGCGCTCATCGCCGACGAGACCCGGGCGGCCTGTCTGCTGGCGCTGCTCGACGGGCGGGCCTGGACCGCCGGTGAGCTGGCCCGGCACGCCGGGGTCGCCCCGTCGACCCTGAGCGAGCACCTGGGCAAGCTCGTCGCGGGCGGGCTGCTCACCGAGGAGCGGCAGGGACGGCACCGGTACGTACGGCTGGCCGACGCGCGGACGGCCCAGCTGGTGGAGGACCTGGTGGCACAGGTGAGCCCGGGAGCGCGGCCGGCGCCCCGGACGCTGCGGGAGGCCGGCGCCGGTTCGGCGATGGCGCGTGCCCGCACCTGCTACGACCATCTCGCCGGGCGGCTCGGCATCGCGCTCACCGACGCGCTGACCTCGCGCGGGCTGCTGCGCCAGGACACCGGGTTCGCCCTGACCGACGCGGGCGTCGGCTGGTTCGCCGCCGCCGGCATCCCGCTGGAGCGGACCGGGCGCCGGCCGCTGGCCCGCGCCTGCCTCGACTGGACCGAACGCCGGCCGCATCTCGCCGGGGTCGCGGGCGCCGCCCTGTGCCGGCACGCGCTGGACGCCGGGTGGTGCGTACGGATCGGCTCGGAGCGGGCCGTGAAGGTGACCGCCGCGGGGGCACGGGCCTTCCAGGACCTGCTCGGCGTCGAGGCGGGCGCCCTGCGCTGA
- a CDS encoding DMT family transporter, giving the protein MMTSSPASPSRRAGLLAAGAATVTVVLWASAFVSIRRAGEEYSPGALALGRLLVGAAVLGALCLVRREGPPPRAAWPGVAISGLLWFGLYSVVLNWGEQEVDAGTAALVVNVGPLLIALLGARLLGDPMPPRLLAGMAVSFAGAVTVGVSMSGGGGSSVLGVGLCLLAAVGYAGGVVAQKPALGHASALQVTTYGCLVGAVLCLPFAGQLVTDVGRASLPATLHMVYLGVFSLALAFTTWAYALARTTASRMGATTYAVPALVVLMSWLVLDEVPGLFTLAGGALCLAGVAVSRSGARSARVVAKGPRTGRTHESL; this is encoded by the coding sequence ATGATGACCTCCTCCCCCGCCTCCCCGTCCCGCCGCGCCGGGCTGCTCGCCGCGGGCGCCGCCACCGTCACCGTCGTGCTGTGGGCCTCGGCGTTCGTGTCGATCCGCCGCGCGGGCGAGGAGTACTCGCCGGGCGCGCTGGCGCTCGGACGGCTGCTCGTCGGCGCGGCGGTGCTGGGCGCCCTGTGTCTCGTCCGGCGCGAGGGACCGCCGCCGCGGGCCGCCTGGCCCGGTGTCGCGATATCGGGCCTGCTCTGGTTCGGCCTCTACAGCGTGGTGCTGAACTGGGGCGAGCAGGAGGTGGACGCGGGCACCGCGGCCCTCGTGGTCAACGTGGGGCCCCTCCTCATCGCCCTGCTGGGCGCCCGGCTGCTCGGCGACCCGATGCCGCCGCGGCTGCTCGCCGGGATGGCGGTCTCCTTCGCCGGCGCGGTGACCGTGGGCGTGTCGATGTCGGGCGGGGGCGGTTCCTCGGTGCTGGGCGTCGGCCTGTGCCTGCTGGCCGCCGTCGGCTACGCGGGCGGGGTCGTCGCGCAGAAGCCGGCCCTGGGCCACGCGAGCGCGCTCCAGGTGACGACGTACGGCTGTCTGGTCGGGGCCGTACTGTGTCTGCCGTTCGCCGGGCAGCTGGTCACGGACGTGGGGCGCGCCTCGCTGCCGGCCACGCTGCACATGGTGTACCTGGGCGTGTTCTCGCTCGCGCTGGCCTTCACCACCTGGGCGTACGCGCTGGCCCGGACGACCGCCAGCCGGATGGGGGCGACGACATACGCGGTGCCCGCGCTGGTGGTGCTGATGTCGTGGCTGGTGCTGGACGAGGTGCCGGGGCTGTTCACGCTGGCGGGCGGGGCGCTGTGCCTGGCCGGGGTCGCCGTGTCGCGGTCGGGCGCGCGGTCCGCCCGGGTCGTGGCGAAGGGGCCGCGCACCGGGCGGACCCACGAGTCGCTGTGA